A window from Mesorhizobium sp. WSM2240 encodes these proteins:
- a CDS encoding GNAT family protein, producing MSDDLKNWRPRPRPERRVLEGSYVRLEPLDVARHGDGLYEASSVPDAADRFRWLFDYPPESRAAFQPWLEKSAASEDPLFFAVIDKSSGKVAGRQTLMRIDPAYGVIEIGNIYWGPLVSRKPAATEAQFLFMKYAFDDLGYRRYEWKCNNANEPSKRAAERFGFQFEGVFRQHLIVKGENRDTAWYSIIDKEWPALKRAYQEWLDPANFDIEGRQKRRLEELCAEAVAQQMTNV from the coding sequence TTGTCGGACGATCTGAAGAATTGGCGACCGCGGCCGCGCCCCGAGCGGCGGGTGCTGGAGGGCAGCTATGTCCGGCTCGAGCCGCTCGATGTCGCCAGACACGGCGACGGGCTTTATGAGGCGTCGTCGGTACCGGATGCGGCGGATCGATTCCGCTGGCTGTTCGATTATCCGCCGGAAAGCCGCGCCGCCTTCCAGCCCTGGCTGGAAAAGTCGGCGGCGAGCGAGGACCCGCTGTTCTTCGCTGTTATCGATAAGTCCAGTGGCAAGGTCGCCGGGCGGCAGACGCTGATGCGCATTGATCCGGCCTACGGCGTGATCGAGATCGGCAACATCTACTGGGGGCCGCTCGTGTCGCGCAAACCCGCCGCGACGGAGGCGCAGTTCCTGTTCATGAAATACGCGTTCGACGATCTCGGCTATCGGCGCTACGAATGGAAATGCAACAATGCCAACGAGCCGTCGAAGCGGGCGGCCGAACGCTTCGGCTTCCAGTTCGAGGGCGTCTTCCGACAGCATCTTATCGTGAAGGGCGAGAACCGGGACACGGCGTGGTATTCGATCATCGACAAGGAATGGCCTGCGTTGAAACGCGCCTATCAGGAATGGCTCGATCCGGCTAACTTCGACATCGAGGGCCGGCAGAAGCGGCGGCTCGAAGAGCTTTGCGCCGAAGCGGTGGCACAACAGATGACGAATGTATGA
- a CDS encoding ABC transporter substrate-binding protein: MKKIIAAGLLGLSLATSGLAYAEPVKVGMITTLSGGGAGLGVDARDGLMLALKLAGDTEIEVVTEDDAMKPELAVQIADKMIQSDQVDLLTGIIWSNLAMAVVPNAVAQGKFYLSPNAGPSPLAGEKCHENYFNVAYQNDNFHEAMGNYAQNEGIKKMFILAPNYPAGTDSLNGFKRYYKGELVGEVYTKLGQTDYAAEIAQIRASGADSVFFFLPGGMGIAFVKQYAQSGVGIPLMGPGFSFSQDVLGAIGDAAIGAKNSASWSKDLDNAANKTFVEAFQKEYNRLPSVYAAQAYDTANLIVSASKKASVKDADAFRAALKEAQFDSVRGKFKFNTNNHPIQDLYVREVVKEGNVLTNKIVGTAFTNHGDAYAEQCKM, from the coding sequence ATGAAGAAGATTATTGCTGCCGGCCTCCTGGGCCTTTCGCTCGCAACATCCGGCCTCGCCTATGCCGAGCCTGTGAAGGTCGGCATGATCACGACGCTCTCGGGCGGCGGCGCCGGGCTCGGCGTCGATGCGCGCGACGGCCTCATGCTGGCGCTCAAGCTGGCTGGCGACACCGAAATCGAGGTCGTCACCGAAGACGACGCGATGAAGCCGGAACTGGCCGTGCAGATCGCCGACAAGATGATCCAGTCCGACCAGGTCGATCTCTTGACCGGCATCATCTGGTCGAACCTCGCAATGGCGGTGGTGCCGAACGCGGTTGCGCAGGGCAAATTCTACCTGTCGCCCAATGCCGGTCCCTCGCCGCTGGCTGGCGAAAAGTGCCACGAGAATTATTTCAACGTCGCCTACCAGAACGACAATTTCCACGAGGCGATGGGCAATTACGCCCAGAACGAGGGCATCAAGAAGATGTTCATCCTCGCGCCGAACTATCCGGCGGGCACGGATTCGTTGAACGGCTTCAAGCGCTATTACAAGGGTGAGCTGGTCGGGGAGGTCTACACCAAGCTCGGCCAGACCGACTACGCCGCAGAGATCGCCCAGATCCGCGCTTCAGGCGCAGACTCGGTGTTTTTCTTCCTGCCGGGCGGCATGGGCATCGCCTTCGTCAAGCAATATGCACAATCGGGCGTCGGCATCCCGCTGATGGGACCGGGCTTCTCGTTCAGCCAGGACGTGCTGGGCGCGATCGGCGACGCGGCGATCGGCGCGAAGAATTCGGCCTCATGGTCGAAGGATCTGGACAACGCGGCCAACAAGACGTTTGTCGAGGCATTCCAGAAGGAATACAATCGCCTCCCGTCGGTCTATGCCGCGCAGGCCTACGACACCGCGAACCTGATCGTCTCCGCCTCGAAGAAGGCGAGCGTGAAGGATGCCGACGCGTTCCGCGCCGCGCTGAAGGAAGCGCAGTTCGACTCCGTGCGAGGCAAATTCAAGTTCAACACCAACAACCATCCGATCCAGGACCTCTACGTTCGCGAAGTGGTCAAGGAAGGCAACGTCTTGACCAACAAGATCGTCGGTACGGCCTTCACCAATCACGGCGATGCGTATGCCGAGCAGTGCAAGATGTAG
- a CDS encoding RidA family protein, which produces MIADPVHQVLHPANWKAAKGYANGVVAEGRTIYLGGQIGWTGDQVFEAHDLAGQTRQTLQNIVDIVAEAGGRPEHIVKMTWYVTSKTEYLANLREIGEAYRSVMGKHYPAMAMVQVVALMEDAAKVEIEATAVLPR; this is translated from the coding sequence ATGATCGCTGATCCCGTCCACCAGGTGCTCCACCCGGCCAATTGGAAAGCCGCCAAGGGCTACGCCAACGGTGTCGTCGCGGAGGGCCGAACCATCTATCTCGGCGGCCAGATCGGCTGGACCGGCGACCAGGTGTTCGAGGCGCATGATCTCGCCGGGCAGACGCGGCAGACCCTGCAGAACATCGTCGACATCGTCGCGGAGGCGGGGGGGCGGCCCGAGCACATCGTCAAGATGACCTGGTATGTGACCAGCAAGACGGAATATCTGGCCAATCTGCGCGAGATCGGTGAGGCGTACCGCTCGGTGATGGGCAAGCACTATCCGGCGATGGCGATGGTGCAGGTGGTGGCGCTGATGGAAGATGCCGCCAAGGTCGAGATCGAAGCGACGGCGGTTCTGCCGCGATAG
- a CDS encoding ABC transporter ATP-binding protein codes for MTLLQVSGLESFYGASQALFGVDFSVGQSEVVALMGRNGMGKTTAISSVLGLIRPRGGRVRFIGKDIAGMPPHRIARLGIGLVPEGRRCFPNLTVRENLVAAARQGPWTLARINALFPRLEERQDQYAHSLSGGEQQMLAIGRALMTNPQLLILDEATEGLAPVIRQDIWEAIRRLKADGQSILVVDKTLAELLPVADRCFVLEKGRTVFSGKPDELTPELQDRYLGV; via the coding sequence GTGACGTTGCTTCAGGTGAGCGGGCTGGAAAGCTTCTACGGCGCCTCGCAGGCGCTGTTCGGCGTCGACTTCTCGGTCGGCCAGAGCGAGGTCGTGGCGCTGATGGGGCGCAACGGCATGGGCAAGACGACGGCGATCAGCTCGGTGCTCGGGCTGATCCGCCCGCGCGGAGGCAGGGTACGTTTCATCGGCAAGGACATTGCTGGCATGCCACCGCACCGCATCGCGCGGCTCGGCATCGGGCTGGTGCCGGAAGGAAGGCGCTGCTTTCCCAATCTGACGGTGCGCGAGAACCTGGTCGCGGCGGCCCGGCAGGGGCCATGGACACTGGCGCGCATCAATGCGCTTTTTCCGCGGCTTGAGGAGCGACAAGATCAGTATGCGCATTCGCTTTCGGGCGGCGAGCAGCAGATGCTGGCAATCGGCCGCGCGCTGATGACCAATCCGCAACTGCTCATCCTCGACGAGGCCACCGAGGGCCTGGCGCCCGTCATCCGGCAGGACATCTGGGAGGCGATCAGGCGGCTGAAGGCGGATGGGCAGTCGATCCTGGTGGTCGACAAGACGCTTGCCGAACTCCTGCCCGTCGCCGACCGCTGCTTCGTTCTGGAAAAGGGCAGGACCGTCTTTTCCGGCAAGCCGGACGAACTTACGCCGGAACTGCAGGACCGCTATCTCGGCGTCTGA
- a CDS encoding ABC transporter ATP-binding protein yields the protein MAEPVLSIRDLRKSFGALKATDGVSLDLRPGEIHALIGPNGAGKTTLIHQIAGGITPDSGEIVFLGEDIGALGVAARARRGLGRSFQISSLAPEFSALRNVMLAVQSRQGSSFRFFRPVMKDRSLTEPAMAMLERTGLAARADVPAAELSHGERRQLEIAIALALGPKAFLLDEPMAGMGPEGSRTLTGFLDGLRHEAPILLVEHDMDVVFALADRISVLVYGRIIATGPVEEIRGDAEVRRAYLGEQP from the coding sequence ATGGCTGAGCCGGTGCTGTCGATCCGCGATCTCAGAAAATCCTTCGGCGCGCTGAAGGCGACCGACGGCGTCAGCCTCGATCTTCGGCCGGGCGAGATCCACGCGCTGATCGGCCCCAATGGCGCGGGCAAGACGACGCTGATCCACCAGATCGCCGGCGGCATCACACCGGACAGCGGCGAGATCGTGTTCCTGGGCGAGGACATCGGCGCGCTCGGCGTCGCAGCCCGCGCCCGCCGCGGTCTCGGCCGCAGCTTCCAGATTTCCTCGCTGGCGCCGGAATTTTCGGCGTTGCGCAATGTCATGCTTGCCGTCCAGTCGCGGCAGGGATCGAGCTTCCGCTTCTTCCGCCCGGTGATGAAGGACAGGAGCCTGACCGAGCCGGCAATGGCCATGCTGGAGCGCACCGGGCTTGCCGCACGTGCCGACGTGCCTGCGGCCGAGCTTTCGCATGGCGAGCGCCGGCAGTTGGAGATCGCCATCGCACTGGCGCTTGGGCCGAAGGCGTTCCTGCTCGACGAGCCGATGGCCGGCATGGGACCGGAAGGCTCGCGCACGCTGACAGGCTTTCTCGACGGATTACGGCACGAGGCGCCAATCCTGCTGGTCGAGCACGACATGGATGTCGTCTTCGCGCTCGCCGACCGCATTTCGGTGCTGGTCTATGGCCGCATCATCGCGACCGGCCCGGTCGAGGAAATCCGCGGCGACGCCGAAGTGCGCCGCGCCTACCTCGGAGAGCAGCCGTGA
- a CDS encoding pyridoxal phosphate-dependent aminotransferase, producing MLQTIAAFDRLGEENAFAVLARATALASQGRDIINLGIGQPDFRTPEHIVEAAIKALRDGHHGYTPANGLLATREAVVRRTLAMTGIEVSPESVMILPGGKPTMFAAIMMFGEPGADILYPDPGFPIYRSMIEFTGAMPIPVPMRESNGFAFSAEETLALITPRTRLLILNSPANPTGGVTPRAEIEKLAAGLAAHPNVAILSDEIYDVMTYDGEKHCSLLHFPEIRDRLIVLNGWSKTWAMTGWRMGWSIWPNSAGSGHLYDKVRKLAVNCWSCVNAPSQYAGIAAIDGPQDEVDSMMRAFDRRRKVVVEGLNHLPGVSCITPKGAFYAFPNISATGWKAKKLASALLEEAGVALIGGPDFGVLGEGYVRLSYANSEENILRALDRMADFLKARPAAA from the coding sequence ATGCTCCAAACGATTGCGGCCTTCGACCGTCTCGGCGAGGAAAACGCCTTCGCCGTACTGGCGCGGGCGACGGCGCTGGCAAGCCAGGGCCGCGACATTATCAACCTTGGCATCGGCCAGCCGGATTTCCGCACACCGGAGCACATCGTCGAGGCGGCGATCAAGGCGCTGCGCGACGGGCATCACGGCTATACACCGGCCAACGGGCTCCTGGCGACGCGCGAAGCCGTGGTACGCCGCACCTTGGCTATGACCGGCATTGAGGTCTCGCCGGAATCGGTGATGATTCTGCCCGGCGGCAAGCCGACAATGTTCGCGGCCATAATGATGTTCGGCGAACCGGGCGCCGATATCCTCTATCCGGACCCGGGATTTCCGATCTACCGCTCGATGATCGAATTTACGGGCGCCATGCCCATTCCCGTGCCGATGCGCGAATCCAACGGTTTTGCTTTCTCGGCCGAGGAGACGCTGGCGCTGATTACGCCGCGGACACGGCTGCTGATCCTCAACTCGCCCGCAAACCCGACAGGCGGCGTGACGCCGCGGGCCGAGATCGAGAAGCTGGCCGCGGGGCTGGCGGCGCACCCGAACGTCGCGATCCTCTCCGACGAAATCTACGATGTCATGACCTATGACGGGGAGAAGCACTGCTCGCTGCTGCACTTCCCGGAAATCCGCGACCGTCTGATCGTGCTGAACGGCTGGTCGAAAACATGGGCAATGACCGGCTGGCGCATGGGATGGTCGATCTGGCCGAACTCGGCCGGGAGCGGCCATCTCTACGACAAGGTGCGCAAGCTCGCGGTGAATTGCTGGTCCTGCGTCAACGCGCCGAGCCAGTATGCCGGCATCGCCGCGATCGACGGGCCACAGGACGAGGTCGATAGCATGATGCGGGCCTTCGACCGGCGACGGAAGGTCGTCGTCGAAGGGCTGAACCACCTGCCCGGCGTCTCGTGCATCACGCCAAAGGGCGCGTTCTATGCCTTTCCGAATATCTCGGCGACCGGCTGGAAGGCGAAGAAGCTTGCCTCTGCGCTGCTCGAGGAAGCGGGCGTGGCTCTGATCGGCGGGCCGGATTTCGGCGTGCTCGGCGAAGGCTATGTCCGGTTGTCCTACGCCAATTCGGAAGAGAATATTTTGCGCGCGCTGGACAGGATGGCGGATTTCCTGAAGGCGCGGCCCGCGGCGGCGTAG
- a CDS encoding branched-chain amino acid ABC transporter permease, whose product MQTALIIEQLLNGLQFGVMLFLMAAGLTLIFGVMGLINLAHGSFYMIGAFACAAVAAATGSFWVGLAASLAAAAAAGTIVEVAVIRRLYDRDHLDQVLATFALILIFSEATRWLFGSFPLYLDIPPVLAGAVELPGGARYQLYRLAIIGVGVLVAIGLYYLIARTRLGMRIRAGQSDREMIAALGVDIGTLYTMVFALGAALAGLAGALVGALQSVQVGMGEPVLILAFVVIVIGGIGSIKGALVGAVLVGLTDTLGRFLLPKLFTVFLGPADGATTGAALASMLIYIVMALILAFRPKGLFPATA is encoded by the coding sequence GTGCAAACCGCCCTCATCATAGAGCAACTGCTCAACGGACTGCAGTTCGGCGTCATGCTATTTCTGATGGCTGCCGGGCTGACGCTGATCTTCGGCGTGATGGGGCTGATCAATCTCGCGCACGGCTCGTTCTATATGATCGGCGCTTTTGCCTGCGCGGCGGTGGCGGCGGCAACCGGATCATTCTGGGTAGGATTGGCGGCGAGCCTGGCGGCGGCCGCCGCGGCCGGCACGATCGTGGAGGTCGCCGTTATCAGGCGGCTCTACGACCGCGACCACCTCGACCAGGTGCTCGCCACCTTTGCGCTGATCCTCATATTCTCGGAAGCCACACGCTGGCTGTTCGGCTCGTTTCCGCTCTATCTCGACATTCCGCCCGTGCTTGCCGGAGCGGTCGAGCTTCCGGGTGGCGCACGCTACCAGCTCTACCGGCTGGCGATAATCGGCGTCGGCGTGCTCGTCGCGATAGGGCTTTATTATCTGATTGCCCGGACGCGGCTCGGCATGCGCATCCGTGCCGGCCAGTCGGACCGCGAGATGATCGCGGCGCTCGGCGTCGATATCGGTACGCTCTACACGATGGTTTTCGCACTCGGCGCAGCACTCGCCGGCCTTGCCGGCGCTCTGGTCGGCGCATTGCAATCGGTGCAGGTCGGCATGGGAGAGCCGGTACTGATCCTCGCCTTTGTTGTCATCGTCATTGGCGGCATCGGTTCAATCAAAGGCGCGCTGGTCGGCGCGGTGCTCGTCGGCCTGACCGACACGCTCGGCCGCTTCCTGCTGCCCAAGCTTTTCACCGTCTTTCTCGGTCCCGCTGACGGTGCGACAACGGGTGCGGCGCTCGCCTCGATGCTGATCTATATCGTGATGGCGCTCATCCTGGCGTTCAGGCCCAAGGGCCTGTTTCCGGCAACCGCATGA
- a CDS encoding branched-chain amino acid ABC transporter permease, giving the protein MSRERAINLLLAGLLLVVPMAAIALREPFYITLATRMAILALAAVGLNFALGLGGLVSFGHAAFFGIGGYVAGIFSSHAFNQTPLFTWPFEFSGSDQMPAIWLAAMLVSALVALPIGAISLRTAGVYFIMITLAFAQMIYYFAISWPAYGGEDGLSIVVRNGFPGVSTAVPLTFFLICYVLLLAALALFALVRDSRFGAALQAGRQNEMRLAAVGIAPFRIRLAAFTISAAITGLAGALMADLNRFVSPSMLSWQMSGELIVLIILGGTGRLFGPVAGAMLFVLFEFVLGGLTERWQFFLGLILLGVVLFARGGLIGVLAGKAKHG; this is encoded by the coding sequence ATGAGCCGCGAAAGGGCGATCAACCTGCTGCTGGCGGGGCTGCTGCTGGTCGTTCCCATGGCGGCGATTGCTTTGAGAGAACCGTTCTACATCACGCTTGCGACCCGCATGGCGATACTGGCGCTTGCCGCCGTCGGCCTCAATTTCGCGCTCGGCCTCGGCGGCCTGGTCTCGTTCGGCCACGCGGCGTTCTTCGGCATTGGAGGCTACGTCGCCGGCATCTTTTCAAGCCATGCCTTCAACCAGACGCCGCTTTTTACCTGGCCGTTCGAGTTTTCAGGCAGCGACCAGATGCCCGCGATCTGGCTGGCGGCGATGCTGGTTTCGGCGCTGGTGGCGCTGCCGATCGGCGCAATCAGCCTCCGGACCGCGGGCGTATACTTCATCATGATCACGCTCGCCTTCGCGCAGATGATCTATTATTTCGCGATCTCCTGGCCGGCCTATGGCGGCGAGGACGGGCTTTCGATCGTTGTCCGCAACGGCTTTCCCGGTGTGAGCACCGCCGTTCCGCTGACTTTCTTCCTAATCTGCTATGTCCTGCTCCTGGCGGCGCTGGCGCTGTTTGCGCTTGTTCGCGACTCGCGTTTCGGCGCGGCGCTGCAGGCCGGGCGGCAGAACGAGATGCGCCTTGCCGCTGTCGGCATCGCGCCGTTCCGGATCAGGCTCGCGGCCTTCACCATATCGGCTGCGATCACCGGGCTTGCCGGCGCGCTGATGGCCGATTTGAACCGCTTCGTCAGCCCGTCCATGCTGTCGTGGCAGATGTCGGGTGAACTGATCGTGCTGATCATCCTCGGCGGTACGGGACGCCTTTTCGGCCCGGTCGCCGGCGCGATGCTGTTCGTGCTTTTCGAATTCGTGCTCGGCGGCCTGACCGAGCGCTGGCAGTTCTTCCTTGGCCTCATCCTGCTCGGCGTGGTGCTGTTCGCGCGCGGCGGCCTGATCGGCGTGCTCGCCGGAAAGGCTAAACATGGCTGA